The following proteins are encoded in a genomic region of Vigna radiata var. radiata cultivar VC1973A unplaced genomic scaffold, Vradiata_ver6 scaffold_7, whole genome shotgun sequence:
- the LOC106753836 gene encoding uncharacterized protein LOC106753836: protein MAMLNNSNTTTQSQNIQIQAQVPQQRLPFTVPIKAQVSNFSDRTTVAGQTARRVFQILFYLYFFLVAVLVIFLVIYGLVSDAHTHHFHPQKWYPPLLASTACAGLVGFTWQRITARHSTRVVRLAFWLGPLLTCAMGIMFICIGTAVSLAVGVLALVSALIQSLYGCWASPRFEYGTRILSVSIAFPPNKTQGLTLYSILIGLLYCCFLVAGIGGARAIENRTKLSAFFIFLILLSLGWTMQFLKNAMYVTVSRVKYMAFSGGVDMDTRIAFCDTIKHLTGCVSIGSILVPIIVLFRGFARATSLVGGDTDEFMFSCVSCYMGIASLLVIRGNRWGFVHVGVYNKGFVQASSDTWEMFVRVGLVELIDLDLTGVFCFLSGVGTGAICSLVSGIWSLVMHKSYATEVSIYAFLIGYFMCRLALAWAQACVAAYYVAYAENPQSTHFDSTIPVRLEQLNRSQALQIFRAANFS from the exons ATGGCCATGTTGAACAATTCTAATACCACCACACAATCACAGAACATCCAAATCCAAGCACAAGTTCCACAGCAAAGGCTTCCGTTCACAGTCCCCATCAAG GCACAAGTTTCAAACTTTTCCGATAGAACAACGGTGGCGGGTCAAACGGCAAGAAGGGTTTTCCAGATTCTGTTCTACTTGTATTTTTTCTTGGTTGCAGTCTTGGTGATTTTCCTTGTCATATATGGTCTTGTCTCTGACGCTCACACCCACCATTTCCACCCTCAGAAATGGTACCCCCCACTTCTAGCTTCAACAGCATGTGCTGGACTTGTTGGTTTCACATGGCAACGCATCACTGCACGCCACTCCACAAGGGTAGTCAGGTTAGCATTTTGGCTGGGTCCCCTGCTAACATGCGCAATGGGAATTATGTTCATATGCATTGGCACTGCAGTGAGTCTGGCAGTTGGTGTACTTGCTTTGGTTTCAGCACTGATCCAATCCCTCTATGGTTGTTGGGCCAGTCCCAGATTTGAATATGGCACCAGAATCTTGTCAGTTTCAATAGCGTTTCCTCCTAACAAAACCCAGGGGCTAACCCTTTATTCAATCCTCATTGGACTCCTTTACTGCTGTTTCCTGGTGGCTGGGATTGGCGGAGCAAGAGCCATTGAAAACAGAACCAAACTATCAGCCTTTTTCATCTTCTTGATCTTGCTGAGCCTAGGATGGACTATGCAGTTTCTGAAGAACGCAATGTATGTCACTGTTTCAAGGGTCAAGTATATGGCTTTTTCTGGAGGAGTTGACATGGACACTAGAATTGCATTTTGTGACACAATCAAACATTTAACTGGATGTGTTTCCATAGGCTCGATCTTGGTTCCCATCATCGTGCTCTTCCGGGGTTTTGCACGAGCCACAAGTCTGGTTGGAGGAGATACAGATGagttcatgttttcctgtgtcAGTTGCTATATGGGGATTGCATCTCTTCTTGTGATCCGTGGGAACCGATGGGGTTTTGTGCACGTTGGAGTTTATAACAAAGGGTTTGTGCAAGCATCTTCTGATACTTGGGAGATGTTCGTTAGAGTTGGATTGGTGGAACTCATAGACTTGGATCTCACTGGAGTATTCTGTTTCCTTAGTGGGGTTGGCACAGGTGCAATATGTAGTCTAGTGAGTGGAATTTGGAGTCTTGTAATGCACAAGAGCTATGCCACAGAAGTATCCATTTATGCTTTCCTCATTGGCTATTTCATG TGTCGATTGGCCTTAGCATGGGCACAAGCTTGTGTTGCAGCTTACTATGTTGCCTACGCAGAAAACCCACAGAGCACTCATTTTGACTCCACTATTCCAGTACGCTTGGAGCAGCTTAACAGATCTCAAGCTCTGCAAATATTCAGGGCTGCTAATTTCAGCTGA
- the LOC106753829 gene encoding uncharacterized protein LOC106753829: MDSASMQVATSKFVLCPNASVAKVAGSKKIATVNFRSKFKGCETKIHVVSSNGSVSSCSSLRSVSSLKADDNKRRSNLESLFCYDKAIPEEIIEKPIGLSLEEKSIGNNPRCTDCEAKGAVLCVTCAGSGLYVDSILESQGIIVKVRCLGCGGTGNIMCAECGGRGHLGLK, translated from the exons ATGGATTCAGCTTCTATGCAAGTAGCCACCTCAAAATTTGTTCTTTGCCCCAATGCTTCAGTGGCGAAGGTTGCAGGTTCTAAGAAGATTGCCACCGTCAATTTCCGGTCCAAATTCAAAGGATGTGAAACCAAAATCCATGTCGTTTCCTCAAATGGTTCTGTCTCTAGCTGCTCTTCGCTTCGG TCTGTGTCAAGTTTGAAGGCAGATGATAACAAACGCAGAAGTAATCTTGAATCTCTGTTTTGTTATGATAAAGCTATTCCAGAAGAAATAATTGAGAAGCCTATTGGGCTATCTTTGGAAGAGAAATCTATTGGTAACAATCCCCGATGCACTGATTGCGAGGCCAAAGGTGCTGTGCTTTGTGTCACTTGTGCTGGTTCTGGTCTATACGTTGATTCCATATTGGAAAGCCAGGGCATAATAGTTAAAGTTCGTTGCTTAG GCTGTGGGGGAACAGGCAATATAATGTGTGCAGAATGTGGCGGACGAGGTCATCTGGGACTCAAATGA
- the LOC106753671 gene encoding cation/calcium exchanger 2 codes for MFSNTTVSVPKRMGFRVNFTLFLNISFLMIVFCVSLISHFHSSDHVVLRRNRVGLREGEKDCKSFHKLKDSKAKCLYLKSNDPCVSQGYVDYLYIFYCKVGDFPLLGHSLLFLWLLVLFYLLANTASDYFCPSLEHLSKLLRLSPTIAGVTLLSLGNGANDVFATLVSFKGSGTQDIGFNTVLGGASFVSCVVVGILSISIKERGIRVKKWALVRDVCFLLLVLFCLLIILITGEISVPGAIGFCLMYVVYVVVVYVSSKRGNKGVCDDADTESDGDLSHGGGNDLGVPLLIGMEKGLADTAQEFDVKIGRKCCCLKSSICRMLLFVMEMPLYLPRRLTIPVVCEERWSKGYAVCSAMLAPLLLSFLWVPNQENNFNSTLIVCGIGLLLGITLGVTTFFTTNVSSPPRKYLFPWLAGGFVMSVTWSYILAQELVGLLVSLGYICGVSPSILGLTVLAWGNSLGDLVTNLTMTLYGGSEGAQIAISGCYAGPIFNIVVGLGLSLVNTTWSEYPFSVVIPKDPYLWETLALLAVALVWALVVLIRRDMKLDAVLGVGLLVIYFISLFLRLIQTLGPLQYFRI; via the coding sequence ATGTTCTCCAACACCACAGTTTCTGTCCCCAAACGCATGGGGTTCAGAGTCAATTTCACTTTGTTCCTGAACATCTCCTTCCTCATGATCGTGTTTTGTGTTTCTCTTATTTCCCACTTCCATTCTTCGGATCATGTTGTTCTGAGGAGAAACCGGGTAGGCTTGAGGGAGGGCGAAAAGGATTGCAAAAGTTTCCACAAATTGAAAGACTCAAAAGCCAAGTGCTTGTACTTGAAATCCAATGATCCATGTGTTTCTCAGGGTTATGTCGACTATCTTTACATTTTCTATTGCAAAGTGGGAGATTTCCCTCTATTGGGTCATAGTCTTTTGTTTCTTTGGCTTTTGGTTCTGTTCTACCTGTTGGCCAACACTGCCTCCGACTACTTTTGTCCTTCTCTTGAGCACTTGTCCAAATTGCTGAGACTCTCTCCCACAATTGCTGGGGTGACTCTTCTCTCTCTTGGAAATGGTGCTAATGACGTTTTTGCCACCCTTGTCTCTTTCAAGGGTAGTGGGACCCAGGACATTGGTTTCAACACTGTGCTTGGAGGTGCATCCTTTGTTTCCTGTGTTGTGGTTGGAATATTGAGCATTTCAATTAAGGAAAGGGGGATCAGGGTCAAGAAGTGGGCCTTGGTGAGAGATGTCTGTTTCCTTCTCCTTGTTCTTTTCTGTTTGTTGATCATTTTGATCACTGGTGAAATCAGTGTTCCTGGGGCAATTGGTTTTTGCTTGATGTATGTGGTGTATGTGGTGGTTGTTTATGTCTCATCTAAACGAGGGAATAAAGGTGTATGCGACGATGCTGATACTGAAAGTGATGGTGATTTGAGTCATGGTGGTGGCAATGATTTAGGTGTGCCTTTGCTTATTGGCATGGAGAAAGGACTTGCAGACACAGCTCAGGAATTTGACGTGAAAATAGGGAGGAAATGTTGCTgtttaaaatcttcaatttgtagaatgTTACTTTTTGTCATGGAGATGCCACTTTACTTGCCTAGAAGATTGACAATTCCTGTTGTTTGTGAAGAGAGGTGGTCCAAAGGGTATGCAGTTTGTTCAGCTATGCTAGCACCACTTCTACTGTCTTTCTTGTGGGTACCAAACCAGGAAAACAACTTCAACTCAACCCTTATTGTTTGTGGAATTGGATTGTTGCTTGGGATTACACTAGGGGTAACAACATTTTTCACAACCAATGTGTCAAGCCCTCCAAGGAAGTACTTATTTCCTTGGCTTGCAGGAGGATTTGTGATGAGTGTGACTTGGAGCTACATTTTAGCACAAGAATTGGTGGGGTTGCTGGTTTCACTTGGTTACATATGTGGGGTCAGTCCTTCAATCCTGGGGCTGACAGTTCTTGCCTGGGGAAATTCACTTGGGGATTTGGTTACAAATTTGACAATGACTTTGTATGGTGGATCAGAAGGTGCTCAAATTGCAATATCAGGGTGTTATGCGGGTCCTATCTTCAATATAGTGGTTGGATTAGGCTTATCTCTTGTGAACACTACTTGGTCAGAGTACCCATTTTCTGTTGTGATTCCTAAAGATCCATATCTTTGGGAGACATTAGCACTTTTGGCAGTTGCATTGGTTTGGGCTCTTGTTGTCTTAATTAGAAGAGATATGAAACTTGATGCAGTATTGGGAGTAGGACTCTTGGTTATTTACTTCATTTCTCTGTTTCTGAGGCTGATTCAGACACTTGGGCCACTCCAATATTTCAGGATATGA